A single window of Chitinivorax sp. B DNA harbors:
- a CDS encoding FecR domain-containing protein produces MAKQMFWLATALVISTSASAAPVGMVTFLEGDSLLTRGVTRFKLPEGTRLEPTDIVEVSGKGFLQIELSNGAILLLAPQTRAMLQPNAKSTIMEVFVLSGAIKVKTGTAPVRLTTPAFELPLNNATGVANVGTNTGLFMERGSSRLEESLGDQLAAPVALAVNAYWSRTAQTKSQIAARPTPAFVSSLPPVFLDDPASRLAKFTNTKVNLNKAPDFNYADVEPWLMTSPVIRKVLVSLWKPKLSDPAFKAAMLANQAQLPEWERLLAPPKPAMSSKAASEMHSPPSTVISNQTKPANPAGPVTPTTTHPPKPVPAQPNPTATAKPGSTQPATQPMIQDEGHGQQRRKPY; encoded by the coding sequence ATGGCAAAACAGATGTTTTGGCTCGCTACCGCATTGGTGATTTCCACCAGCGCCAGTGCCGCCCCTGTCGGTATGGTTACCTTTCTTGAAGGCGACAGCCTGCTTACCCGTGGCGTGACACGCTTCAAGCTGCCTGAGGGTACTCGGCTCGAACCAACCGACATTGTTGAAGTGTCAGGCAAAGGTTTTCTGCAAATTGAGTTGAGCAATGGTGCCATCCTGCTTCTGGCGCCACAGACACGTGCCATGCTGCAACCCAATGCCAAGAGCACAATCATGGAAGTCTTTGTGCTGAGCGGTGCCATCAAGGTCAAAACCGGTACAGCACCAGTACGCCTGACCACCCCGGCGTTCGAGTTGCCCTTGAACAATGCGACAGGTGTAGCGAATGTGGGCACCAACACAGGGCTATTCATGGAACGCGGGAGCAGCCGACTGGAAGAATCACTGGGCGACCAACTGGCTGCGCCAGTTGCGCTTGCTGTCAACGCCTATTGGAGCCGTACTGCGCAGACAAAGAGCCAGATCGCCGCCCGCCCCACGCCGGCCTTTGTCAGCTCGCTACCACCAGTTTTTCTGGATGATCCCGCATCGCGACTGGCAAAGTTCACCAATACAAAGGTCAATCTAAACAAGGCACCTGACTTCAACTATGCTGATGTCGAACCCTGGCTGATGACCAGTCCCGTCATCCGCAAGGTATTGGTCAGCCTGTGGAAACCCAAGCTGAGCGACCCAGCCTTCAAGGCTGCCATGCTGGCCAACCAAGCTCAATTACCTGAGTGGGAGAGACTATTGGCGCCGCCCAAACCCGCCATGTCCTCCAAGGCAGCCAGTGAGATGCATTCACCGCCATCAACTGTCATCAGCAACCAGACAAAGCCAGCCAATCCAGCAGGCCCGGTAACACCTACAACAACCCACCCTCCCAAGCCGGTGCCTGCACAGCCCAACCCAACAGCAACCGCCAAACCGGGCAGCACCCAGCCAGCCACTCAGCCCATGATTCAGGATGAGGGCCACGGTCAGCAGCGCCGTAAGCCATACTGA